One Rosa chinensis cultivar Old Blush chromosome 5, RchiOBHm-V2, whole genome shotgun sequence genomic region harbors:
- the LOC112202244 gene encoding protein NRT1/ PTR FAMILY 2.7 — MASSLSPLSSDSASRRGGWITFPFITGTMAGLTLAAGGWVSNLIVYLIQEFNVKSIDAAQVSNVINGSTSFFPVIGAIIADSFLGSFPVISVSSFISLLGISLLALTATLSSLKPQPCVIGSELCQPTTKLQLAILYTSITLASIGLGGTRFTLATIGANQFDKPKNQSTFFNWFFFTFYVASVASATVIVYVEDNVGWKWGFALCAIANLIGLAIFLSGTRFYRFDKPQGSPFIGLARVIVATTRKRNLQISSDESKDYYYGHGRVTDVVAAPPSKSFRLLNRAAQKIEGDIKPDGSILKPWRLCTVQQVEDFKTLVRILPLWSSSIFLGTPIAVQSSLTILQALSMDRHLGPHFKIPAGSILVVVLISCALFLAVIDRFLCPMWQKLIGRFPSPLQRIGLGHVLNVLSMAVSALVESKRLKIAKDHQLQDQPGAITPMLALWLFPQLVLVGVGEAFHFPGQVALYYQEFPVSLRSTSTAMISLIIGISFYLSTGLIDFVRRVTSWLPDNINNGKLENVYWMLVVVGVINFGYYLVCTNLYKYQNVSDADSSDDK; from the exons ATGGCTAGCTCCCTCTCCCCTCTGTCATCAGATTCCGCTAGCAGGCGCGGTGGTTGGATCACTTTCCCCTTCATCACCG GGACTATGGCAGGCTTGACACTCGCAGCCGGAGGATGGGTTTCAAATCTGATTGTGTACCTGATTCAAGAATTCAATGTAAAGAGCATTGATGCAGCCCAGGTCTCAAACGTGATCAATGGTTCTACCAGCTTTTTTCCAGTCATTGGAGCCATCATAGCTGACTCTTTCTTAGGCTCATTCCCAGTTATCTCAGTTTCCTCATTCATTTCTTTGCTG GGGATATCTCTTTTAGCATTAACTGCAACACTTAGTTCATTAAAGCCTCAACCTTGTGTTATCGGATCGGAGTTATGCCAACCCACCACCAAACTTCAACTTGCAATCTTGTACACAAGTATAACTCTGGCATCGATTGGCTTGGGCGGCACACGTTTTACACTGGCAACAATTGGAGCTAATCAATTTGATAAGCCTAAGAATCAATCAACATTCTTCAACTGGTTCTTCTTCACCTTTTATGTTGCTTCAGTGGCAAGTGCTACAGTCATTGTGTACGTTGAGGACAATGTGGGATGGAAATGGGGGTTTGCCCTATGTGCCATTGCCAACCTAATTGGCTTGGCCATTTTCTTGTCTGGGACACGTTTCTACCGTTTTGATAAGCCGCAAGGCAGTCCATTCATTGGTTTAGCTCGTGTTATTGTTGCTACTACTCGGAAACGGAATCTCCAGATCTCATCTGATGAAAGCAAAGATTATTACTATGGGCATGGTAGAGTGACAGATGTAGTGGCTGCACCACCGAGCAAGAGCTTCAG GTTGCTTAACCGTGCAGCGCAGAAAATTGAAGGAGACATAAAACCAGATGGTTCAATTCTGAAACCGTGGAGACTATGCACAGTTCAGCAAGTAGAAGATTTCAagacccttgtgagaattttgCCATTGTGGTCAAGTAGCATATTCTTAGGTACCCCAATAGCAGTACAATCCAGCTTGACTATACTCCAGGCTCTCAGCATGGACCGTCACCTCGGTCCTCATTTCAAAATACCAGCCGGGTCTATTTTAGTTGTTGTACTAATCTCCTGCGCCCTTTTTCTCGCCGTCATTGATAGGTTCTTATGTCCCATGTGGCAGAAGTTGATTGGTCGGTTTCCGTCGCCCCTCCAACGCATAGGGTTAGGCCATGTGCTAAATGTGCTCAGCATGGCTGTTTCAGCACTGGTTGAATCCAAAAGGTTAAAAATCGCCAAAGACCACCAACTCCAAGACCAGCCTGGTGCTATCACCCCAATGCTGGCCTTGTGGCTTTTCCCACAGTTGGTTTTGGTAGGCGTTGGAGAGGCATTTCATTTTCCAGGACAAGTTGCATTGTATTACCAAGAATTTCCCGTGTCACTGCGAAGCACATCGACGGCAATGATTTCGTTGATCATCGGGATTTCGTTTTATCTGAGCACGGGCCTGATCGATTTTGTTCGGAGGGTTACAAGTTGGCTACCAGACAATATAAACAATGGGAAGCTAGAGAATGTGTATTGGATGCTAGTTGTGGTTGGGGTGATAAACTTTGGTTATTATTTAGTGTGCACAAACTTGTACAAGTATCAAAATGTAAGTGATGCGGACAGCTCTGATGATAAGTGA